The genomic segment tttttctgTCGCTTTTCTCGCTATGCCATATTATATTAACTTGAAACCAGAGCTTATCGATCATCGAGCGCAGTTTCTGGGTGAAGGTACGATTCATCAATAAAGATTCTATGAGTTTTTAATAGCGTGAATTACCTTTAAGTAAACTGCAATGATTGTGTGTGTGGTACGTGCGTGAATGGGAGTGACACAATGTGTCTGTACTGCACAAacatttatgatatttattatccaTTTATGACAATACTCTTTTAAAAACTGCACATTACTTGCATAATTTATCAACATTACAGCAACATAACGTCTAtatgtttttattatcatatcaTCCTATTATAACATCTTAATAATGTCATTATATAAATCTATCCAAAATCAACTGATTGTTCAGGATCGTTTAAGAGTAATCATACAAGTGTAGCATTTGTATTAGTCCCTGGAGTATGAAATGTGATATTTTGatcttacaaaataattttgtattaaatttgtttttattatatattacctggaaattaatttttaaatttactaattaatttacttCTTATTGGTATTTTCATCTATGCTAGATAGTAAAGGTATTTCTGTGTAATATTGCAAGGATTGAATGCGAGATGAAGAAATAAGAGTTAATCCTGTTTTGGGCGACCAGTTAATTTTGGACAGTgaatagagaaagaagaaagttgtTACAGTGCAGCGGCATACGAAACCAAAAATATCGTCCAACAAATCTCACGCTTCATCATGCATGCCCGTCTATCTATAAGTTTTCTCAAGGCTTTATTTATCTTATGAAGGCAACACGATCGTCTTTTACAATTTACTAATGTTTTCTATCTCTACAGCGGCAGCTGGTGCAAATTATCCTCGACCAGGCTTAATGCCCCGTGACCCAGCACTGGCTCTTCATCCCGCGGAACTTCTTGGAAGACCGTACGCGGATATGGCGGCGCATCACGAGCAATTACAACGTCATCTAATGATGGAACGCGATCGATTCCCTCCTCATGCATCGCTTGTTGCACACCACGAGGAATATCTAAGGTTCGTCCTTTGAAATCCATAACAAAGCTATACAATTATACGTATGCTTGATTTAGACGACCAGTGGTATCGGACTAACAAAGGGTGTTTTTTAGACAACAGCGCGAACGTGAGCTTAAAGTTCGCGCACTGGAAGAAGCTGCACGTGGATCACGCCCTTAAGtgtaattgtatttatatattctaatgATTATCCTTTATAATTAGGGacgcgacggtcctcgttagAAACAATTAACGAGTACTCGTCAGGCGGTGATCGAGCACAAGACGTTATGCTTtgcaattgaaaaaaaaagatataagaaaaaaGGTGCAAggataaacaaaaaaaaaaaaaaatagaaacgatCTGCTCAAGATCGCTGACCTTACGTTTAtgatcaaaaattatttttacggtttttctttaaagttaaGTAATTAACGAGAATATAAAAACGTAAGGATTGTTACGACGTGTAACTTTTTAGTGTAAATATGACATGATTTAAAGGATAGAGCTAGATTTATCTAGCACTATGGaggattgaaatttatatatatataaatatgtgtatgtatatatataaatatatatttatatttatgtatatttatatatatatatttatatatatataaatatatatatttatatatatataaatatagcgACCGCTTGACGtgtaaatttgtttgaaatttctatatatattatatatattatcgaaACCACGATATTACCATATGCTCAAACGAGATTCATTTCCGTTTGATTTCATTTCTCACAGCGGTGATAATGCCAAAGTGTTCAGAAGAGAAGTGGTTCAccgtgtttcttctttttttgttttttaactcTTTCGTGCTTACGTGCAGGAAAGTAAATCGTTGtccgtttattttacaatctacAACACTCGATTATATACCGACGAACACAAATTGTGTTTTTGAgacgaataataattttataatctttagAATAGCTTCCCGAACATGTTAACTGTCTGTGCATCATGAAACAATTCATAAATGATTTTCTCGCAGACTTTTCGTGTTTTAGCGTATCATAAGATGTAACttaagttttaaataattattgtaatttctgTGTCGgacaatttgtatattttctatatgtaTCCTTTTAAGATTTTACTCTGAAGACCACGAGCGTTTGATACTAGTTTGATCGAGCGGCTGATTAGTAATTAAAGAACAAAACACaaaaaaaatggtaaaaaagcAAACTTTGTAACGAAGTGACCAAAGTCAAAAAAAGTTTGTAGAAAAATGATGTGAGCGAACGCATAATCTTTCATCGTGTGTAAtgttcacaaaaatattctgtatGCACTGTGCAGGCACTGGAAATTAATGCGTGTTTTcaatgaaagagaaaagagtaAATGCTTAAGAAAAATGATCCTTTATTCTGACGACAATTCgaacatataaattttctgctatataattaattcagtgtaatgtaattatttaattaagtaaaatatttcataggaACATCCAGTTTTATcgtatctttttttctctaatttcttcacaaagaaatattcgatatCATTTTCAGAATGAAAAAGTATGATTCAGATGTGGAATGATCATTGTACTGTCAATGTCTGCTTGCACTTACGagactataatatatttttcctatGTCACCATAAAACTATCTGTGGGagaattatatacatttacgtTAATACAACGTAATCTCAAGCAGACAGTTTTTTCTTCATTAATCTGTTACCagagaaaataggaaaagtGAATACgtcaaatggaaaattttatgtGATCAGAAGATCAAATCAttgtataatttcttattaccAGTTTGCCTGTCACTGGATTCCCTGGACAGAAAATAAATGCCTGTCTTATAAAATACACTATTTTTTCGTGTCACGGTAATTTATATCCAACGCTATAATATTCTACGAATTTATAAAAAGGCCAGTCATGAATCAGTCAGAAACTAACATCAGACCTAGcctaattaattttacacaTGGTATTTGTTTTCCTCGCTCTTTCTACCGGTCGTCGGTTGGTTTTTATTGACCGTAATGTGAAACCCAGCCTCCGACCACTTTACGTGGGAGTCATCACATCTATGTATGTTTCTATGTCTCTGTCTGTAGAAGGAAACAAGTGTCACGTTGACCATTCCGAAACTATTTCCTATGTTACAAAAGCGCAAACTGTTGaaagaatattagaaaaaattattttcaagatacctctatatattaataagaaGGTAATCATCAAGAGAATTATTCCTAGTACTTAATAGTTTTGGGGGACGCTTTTAGGAtgctttttcaatttctttatattaatatagctATTAGTTTACCCAAACTACtcatttctgtatttttaactAGTTAATCTATTCTAATTCTGTAATTTATTTAgttaacaatttctttttttgacTGCTATGCATGATTTgacaaaaatgtttaatttcatgtatttcaattttttaaaaattgaatacgaCTTCAGTAAATGTtactttctattatttatatatacatacttattttgttatgtttatatatattttcgaaattattattaacgtaTTCTGTTTTTACTAGCCAAACATGGTGCAAGTGGCTCGTTCGCCCCTAATCGGATGCACGTGTATTTCACATGTGTATTCTAGTAAAGGGAAGGGGTAGGGTGGGGGTTAACGGCAACGCACATCGGGGAAGAGGGAATCCTGGAGGAAACGAAGGAAGCCACAGCGGCTTAGTCATTCATAAACGAACCGCTAGTGTGGTCGGACGCCTCTTTTGAGTTACTGTAGTTATTTAACGATTAACTGATAACGGCACAGTGCAGCATGGCTGcacgaaagaaagaggaatcATCAAAGCAACGTTATCAAGCGAACGCACGTGAAAGGGATCGCACTCATAGgtgaaaatatatctttaatcataaaataatcatctttttttccatgacattaaaaatatactttttaagacataataataaaacattaaaataatgcttaaaatgtttatatactCTGTAAAGACACAATAATACAAACTTAAAAGTTAAATTACAGAGAATGGGATACTGTACTGTTCAAAGTAATTAgaggaatatttatttgaataactTGTTAATGACAAATTAataagataattaaattactatatatgtcttgaattataattgtacAACAGAACCTTCTCCAATTACTTTGAGTAGTGTGTAAACGAGATGTTCGTCTTTTGGTTCAGGAGAATATTCAGTTATGAAAAATTCGCGAATACTCTAAGCGAGGGTAAGGAATCCAAACGCGAAATTCAAGAAATCCAATCTTCGCTCTGCAGTGTGAACACGGCTTTCAGTACCTTGAGAACTTTAATACCAACGGAACCTGCGGATAggaaattatcaaaaatagAGACATTGAGATTAGCGAGCAGTTACATCAGCCATTTGGGTGCTGTTCTTGTTGCCGGTCCTATAGATCAACCGTGTTTACGCGTTGAGGATAGCACTGGAC from the Bombus fervidus isolate BK054 chromosome 12, iyBomFerv1, whole genome shotgun sequence genome contains:
- the LOC139992969 gene encoding transcription factor 15 → MAARKKEESSKQRYQANARERDRTHRRIFSYEKFANTLSEGKESKREIQEIQSSLCSVNTAFSTLRTLIPTEPADRKLSKIETLRLASSYISHLGAVLVAGPIDQPCLRVEDSTGLYGTNYWTDSQTRPQVCTFCLAMHKKYNLNITSGAISNY